The genomic DNA CCGACACGCTGATCAACAATGCCGACCTTGCGATGTACCGGGCGAAGGCCGCCCTCAACCAGACCGTCTGCTTCTACGAGGTGTCGATGGATGAAGCTGCCCGCCAGCGGCGCGCGCTTGCCAACGATCTCTGGGACGCGGTCGAGAAGAAGCAGCTTGCCTTGCACTACCAGGTGCAGAAGTCTGTGATGAGCGGCGCCGTCATCGGCTACGAGGTGCTCCTGCGCTGGAGCCATCCGGAACGCGGCATGGTGCCTCCGAGCGAGTTCATCCCGCTTGCCGAGGAATGCGGCGCGATCCTGCCGATCGGCGAATGGGTGCTGCGCGAGGCCTGCCGCGAGGCGGCGGGCTGGGAGAGCAGTCACAAGATTGCCGTCAACCTTTCGCCGGTCCAGCTTGCCAACGGCGACATCGTCAGTCTGGTTCAGGACGTGCTTGCCGACACGGGTCTCGACCCGAACCGGCTGGAGCTCGAAATCACGGAATCGACGATCATCGACGACAAGGAGCGGGCGCTGCTGACGCTGCGCCAGATCAAGGAACTGGGCGTCACCATCGCGATCGACGACTTCGGGACCGGCTATTCGTCGCTCGAGACGCTGCGGTCCTTCCCCTTCGACAAGATCAAGCTCGACCGGAGCTTCATGTGGGAAGTGGAAGGCAGCCCGCAGGCCAAGGCGATCGTGCGCGCCATTCTTGCGCTCGGCCAGAGCCTGTCCGTGCCTGTCCTTGCCGAAGGCGTCGAAACGCAGAAGCAGCTCGATATCCTGCAAGCCGAGGGCTGCGACGAGGCGCAGGGCTATCTGCTTGGTCGCCCGGCGCCGATCACGGTGCTCTTCACGGGCAAGGACGACGCGGCGGCAGCCTGAGCCGTACGTCCGCGTCTCTGCCGCACACCTTCACCGCAATCGCCCATGGGGCGGTTGCGGCGGCCATATGTGATCGAGGGTTCTCTACACTCGGGCCCGTGCGCGGGCAGGGGCGGGCTTACTGGCGCAGCAGTGCGCGACCCGCGACTTCCACGAGAAAGCGTGGAAAGAAAAAGATGCCGGTGATCATGCCGGAATAGCGCTGTTCGAGGCCGGAGGATTCTCCGATGCAGAATAGCGGCTGCTTCTGGCCGGACTCCTCGAGCGCGATCGTCGTCGAAAAGCAGAAAGACGAGCAGCTCGTTGCCGCCTGTTCGAACAGTTCGAGCACGTGATTGCGATCGGCCGGATCGTAGCAGCGAACGAAGTTCAGAAGGCCGCACTCGCCGTCACGCAGGCCATGGATCGCGGCCGCCTTCTCGCCGAGCCGGAACAGGCCCGTCGACAGGTCGCCGGACCACCCCTCCGAGACGCAAAACTGCTCCATGAATTCATGATGCGGTAGGCCCGGATGCAGATGTCCCGAAGAGCCGAGGGGAGCGGAATTTGCTCTGGTGATCTTAAACACGGTCTACCCCAGCAGAGTTCCCGGAGCTGCCTTCGGCGCCCCAGGGAAACGCGTCCCAATGTGCAAACTGCGCCCGACATGACCAATACGAGAGCGCACGCCACGTGATGTGGGTGTTTTCTCAAGTAGAAAGGTCTATAGATAGTAGTGGATCTCGCCGGCGAACTTATTTCGAAGGAGAGTGTCGGCTTAATTTGCGATTAAATACTTTTATTCTTTAGGTATAGTCTCGAAGAATTTCCGGATGGGCAGCGAATACGAAAAAGCCCCGGCGATTGCCTGTCTGCCTTAAGTGTGCCGCCCAGTCTCCCCTCAATCTTCGCTCACTTGGGGCGCTGTTATAGTTCGTTTTTTTTCGACTTCAACGGTTTTTTGAAGCCTGACTACAACCGATGGGTTTTTTCCTGCCGACTGTTCGGCAGATGCTCTCCGGCGATGAGTGGCATTGATAAAAAACAAGAAAGGCGACCCGAAGGCCGCCTTTCCGATCCGGATGGATCCTTGCAATAAGGCTTTCGCCATTATCACATCATGTCCATGCCGCCCGTTCAGTGCGCTTGACGCGCTGAACCACTTTAAGTGCATGGGCGAAGCTTTATGGACGATGCTGCGATAAGGCTGTCGCCATTATCACATCATGTCCATGCCGCCCGTTCAGCGCGCTTGACGCGCTGAACCACTTTAAGTGCATGGGCGAAGCTTTATGGACGATGCTGCGATAAGGCTGTCGCCATTATCACATCATGTCCATGCCGCCCATGCCGCCCATGCCGCCAGGCATGCCAGCCGGGGCGTCCTTCTTCGGCAGTTCGGCGATCATGGCTTCCGTCGTGACGAGGAGGCCGGCAACCGAAGCAGCGTCCTGAAGGGCGGTGCGAACGACCTTGACCGGGTCGATGATGCCCATCGAGATCATGTCGCCGTATTCGCCGGTCTGGGCGTTGTAGCCGAAGTTGTCCTGGTCCTTGTCGAGGATCTTGCCGACAACGATGGAGGCTTCGTCACCAGCGTTCTCAGCGATCTGGCGGGCCGGAGCCTGCAGAGCGCGACGAACGATGTTGATGCCGGCTTCCTGGTCGTCGTTTGCACCCTTGACGGTGATCTTGACGGAAGAACGCAGCAGGGCAACGCCGCCGCCCGGTACGATGCCTTCCTGAACAGCAGCGCGCGTCGCGTTGAGAGCGTCGTCGATGCGGTCCTTCTTTTCCTTCACTTCGACTTCCGTCGAGCCGCCAACGCGGATCACGGCAACGCCGCCAGCGAGCTTGGCAAGACGTTCCTGCAGCTTCTCGCGGTCGTAGTCGGAGGTGGTGTCTTCGATCTGGGCCTTGATCTGGGCAACGCGGCCTTCGATGTCGGCCTTCTGGCCGGCGCCGTCGACGATCGTCGTGTTTTCCTTGGAGATCGAAACCTTCTTCGCACGGCCGAGCATGTCGAGCGTGACGTTTTCGAGCTTGATGCCGAGGTCTTCGGAGATCACGGTGCCGCCCGTCAGGATGGCGATGTCTTCGAGCATGGCCTTGCGGCGATCGCCGAAGCCCGGAGCCTTGACGGCAGCGATCTTCAGGCCGCCACGCAGCTTGTTGACGACGAGCGTTGCAAGAGCTTCGCCTTCGACGTCTTCAGCGATGATGAGGAGCGGCTTGCCGGTCTGAACGACAGCTTCGAGAACCGGGAGCATGGCCTGGAGGTTCGAGAGCTTCTTCTCGTGAAGGAGAACGAAGACGTCGTCGAGGTCAGCGACCATCTTTTCCGGGTTGGTGACGAAGTAGGGCGACAGGTAGCCGCGGTCGAACTGCATGCCTTCGACGACTTCGAGTTCCGTTTC from Ensifer adhaerens includes the following:
- the groL gene encoding chaperonin GroEL (60 kDa chaperone family; promotes refolding of misfolded polypeptides especially under stressful conditions; forms two stacked rings of heptamers to form a barrel-shaped 14mer; ends can be capped by GroES; misfolded proteins enter the barrel where they are refolded when GroES binds), which produces MAAKEIKFGRTAREKMLRGVDILADAVKVTLGPKGRNVIIDKSFGAPRITKDGVSVAKEIELEDKFENMGAQMVREVASKTNDIAGDGTTTATVLAQAIVREGAKAVAAGMNPMDLKRGIDLAVTEVVKDLQAKAKKINTSEEVAQVGTISANGERQIGLDIAEAMQKVGNEGVITVEEAKTAETELEVVEGMQFDRGYLSPYFVTNPEKMVADLDDVFVLLHEKKLSNLQAMLPVLEAVVQTGKPLLIIAEDVEGEALATLVVNKLRGGLKIAAVKAPGFGDRRKAMLEDIAILTGGTVISEDLGIKLENVTLDMLGRAKKVSISKENTTIVDGAGQKADIEGRVAQIKAQIEDTTSDYDREKLQERLAKLAGGVAVIRVGGSTEVEVKEKKDRIDDALNATRAAVQEGIVPGGGVALLRSSVKITVKGANDDQEAGINIVRRALQAPARQIAENAGDEASIVVGKILDKDQDNFGYNAQTGEYGDMISMGIIDPVKVVRTALQDAASVAGLLVTTEAMIAELPKKDAPAGMPGGMGGMGGMDMM